Genomic segment of Bacteroides stercoris ATCC 43183:
TTTATATATTAGGACGCATAGCTCATCCGAAAGACCGTTTGAAGATATTTGTAGGTGGGTTAATACTCTTTTTTATTGGCACCCTGTGGAATGGCATTCTTTTTTCGGTTGTAGGAGTTATTATTTTTGTTCTTTGTAAGGTGGTTTTTCAGCCTTTGTTTGATTTAGCTTATTTCCCTATTATGATGAGAACCATTGATGTTGTTGCAAAGATTGAGCATAGAAATGAATATGCATATATCTTGAGCCATGAATTCGGACTGTTTTTGGGAAGGGCGTTTGGATTACTGTTATTTATATTTCTTTCATATAGCATTTCACAGGATTTTGCTCTGAAGTATGCATTGATTATTGTTGCAGGATTGCAGTTAATAGCATACCCTTTAGCTAAAAATATTATTAACCAAACTAATATTATCGAACATGAAAATGATAAGTAAAAGTTTTTATACCTTTATTATTGTTGGCCTATTGGTCTCTTGCTCTAGTGGAAAAGATAACTTCGGAGAGAAGATTGTGCAGGTTTCTATTAATAGAGTAGACTCTATGCCTGATATTCCGGAAACTTATAAGATGTTAGATTGGCGACAGAAAGCAAAAGATTATGACCGCTTCATTTTCGATTGGAACAATAAGAGTGAAGTCGGTCCATTGATTTGGTTGGATGATGCCCGTCGGAATATTGATCAGACTACTTTTGGTTTATATACAGCTATTAAAGATATCCGACAGGGGAAAGATGCAAATAATGGAGAGTTTCATGAAAGTTTGAATTCATTGGCTGCTATTTTAGGTGCCGGTTTGGTAGGCATTGATAAAACCAATCAGGATGGATACAATTATGTAAAGATGGTTCAAAACTACTTCAATTCGGATAATGGATGGAATATAATGATGAACAACACGAATCCGGCAGTCGCTAACTTGGGTGGTGGCTATGGACGTGACTGGTGGTATGATGTACTTCCTAACGCTTTGTATTATGCTGTATGTGACGTATTTCCAAATGTAGATGGAGCTGAGAGGATACAAAGAAGCATTGCTGAACAGTTTGTAAAAGCAGATTCTGTATTAAATGGAAATTATGACTATTCATACTTTGATTATAAAAATTTAAAAGGCTATGTTAATCATATTCCCATGCAGCAGGATGCAGCAGGTGGACATGCCTATGTGCTTTTATGTGCTTATCATAAATTTGGTGATCCACGCTATTTGGAACATTGTAAGAGTGCCTTGGAAGCACTAATTTCTCAGAAAGAAAGCCGTTTTTATGAAGCTCTTTTGCCTTTAGGTGTATATGTTGCAGCTTATTTAAATGCTACAGAAGGGACAAATTATAATGTATCTAAACTCTTTGATTGGGTGTTTGATGGCTGTCAAAGTTCTTCTGGACGTACTGGCTGGGGAATTATAGTAGGAAAGTGGGGAGATTATGATGTAAGTGGATTACAAGGGAGTATAACAGATGGTGGTGGATATGCGTTCCTTATGAATAGTATCAAACCGGCATGGCCTTTCATTCCATTAGTTAAGTACCAACCCGAATATGCAAAAGCTATCGGTAAGTGGATGCTAAACAACTCAAGTGCATGCCGTCTGTTTTATCCGGGTGATATTGATGAAAAGCATCAATGGGCTCCGGAACTGAAAAATATTACAAATAACAATGTGTCGTATGAAGGCCTGAGAAAGGCGGATGATTATGGTAAGGAATCTTTGAAAGGGGTTAGTCCGGTTGCGATTGGCGATGGTCCTAAATGGATAGAAGGTAACCCTGCTGAAAGTATGTTTAGCGTATATAGCTCTTCTCCGGTTGGTATTTTGGGAGCAATTATAACAAAAACCGATGTAGAAGGTATTCTTCAGTTGGATTGTAATGCTACTGATTTTTATGTGGATAAGCCTTATCCGGTTTACCTTTATTATAATCCCTATAAAGAGGCTAAAACTATTACTTATCGGGCATCACAAGAATGTGACCTGTTTGATATTGTTGCAAAAAAGTATGTTGCTAGAAATGTGAATGAAAGTGGCTTGATTGAGATTCCGGCTAATGATGCAAGAGTTATCGTAGAACTTCCTCAAGGTACGGTATTGGAGCTACAAGATGGTAAGATTATTGCCAATAAAGAGAATATAATTGCATATAAATAAAACCTATTGTAAAACTAATAATTGAAGTATTATGAAATTTAATTTGTTTTCGAGTAAATCTAGGGTACGGCAATTTTGCCTGACTATGCTTTGCTTGTTTTTATTCCAGGGAGTCATTGCCCAAAATAAAATGTTGGTTGGAACCGTTGTAGATGAACTTGGAGAGACTTTGATTGGAGTAAGCGTCTTGAATAAAACTACAGGAGAGGGAACTATTACTGCCATAGATGGCAGCTTTAGCCTTTCGGGTAAGCAAAATGATTTAATTCAATTCTCTTATATAGGCTATGCCTCTGTGGACTATGTAGTTAAACAAGAGGAAAATATCAGAGTTGTGTTGAAAGAAGATACGCAAAATCTAGAGGAAGTGGTTGTTGTGGGGTATTCTGCACAAAAAAAGTCTTCTCTTACAGGAGCTATTGCACCAGTGAATATGGATGATATGGAGAAGCGTCGGGTTGCCACAGTGTCTCAAGCTCTCCAAGGTCAGGTTGCCGGTGTGCAGATAACCCAAAGTACAGGTGCACCGGGTGATGACATCTCCATGTTGATTCGTGGAGAGGGCACTATCGGTAATAATAGCCCTCTGTACATCATTGACGGAGTACCATCAAGAACCATGACTTTTTTGAATCCGTCTGATATTAGCTCAATTACAGTACTAAAGGATGCTTCTGCGGCTGCTGTTTATGGTTCACGTGCTTCTGGCGGTGTAGTTGTGATTACGACTAAAGAAGGTGAAGTGGGAAAAGGACATTTAGAACTGAATTATTATTATGGAATACAGAAGGTTGCGAATCTACCCAGGATGCTGAATACTCAACAATATATGGATGTGCAGGAAATAGCATGGAATAATGCCGGTTATGAAGGCTCAAATCCTTATACTATTGATAAAAAAAGGACAGATCTTGCCGATACTGATTGGTTAGATGAACTATTTACTTTAGGACAGACTCATAATATTCAAGCAACTATGAGTGGAGGTTCGAAAGGTGTAAACTATTTGCTTTCTGCTGGATATATTTCTCAAGATGGTATTGTGGTATATGATAATGATAGGTATCGTCGCTTTAGTTTGCGCTCAAATATAAATGCAAAGTATTATGACAGACTCAATATAGGAGCTAATGTACAATTGACTTATTCAATTCAGGATAAATTAAACTCAAAAGGTGATGCGCCGGGTATTATCAGACATGCTATGTTGCGTCCGTCAGTGTTAAGTGTTTATAAAGATGTGAATGATCCTACTTATAAAGCTAATGATCCTTTTACGGACTTGCCTTTTTATAAGAATAACGATCGAAACGGCGGTTGGGAAAGTAGCAAATATGAATGGACGTCTAATCCTATTGCTTTAGCTTATTATACAGATGATAAACGTTCGCAGTACACAACATTTGGTAATGTTTTTGCAGAATACGAGTTTTTGCAAGATCATTCTTTAAAGTTCAAGACTAATTTGGGTATTGATTTGAATCTTTATCACAATAAGGCTTTCAATCAGAATTTTGGTGACGATGATGGCAGCGGTTCGGATGTGGATAAAGGTTTGGGTAGACAAAACAGACCGAGTAACCTTGATGAATCACGTGGTGAAAGTTTCACATTGACTTGGAATAATACGCTAAGTTATGCAAAACAATTTGAAAGGCATAATATTAATGCTGTAGCGGGTACTGAATTTATTTCCAATTATGAATCATCTATAGGAGCTTCTCGGCAACGTTATGATTATACTAATGATACTTTCAGATATCTTGATTTTGGTGGAACAGAGTCTGATATATGGAATAGTGGCTCAGGCTCAGAGTGGGCATTGATGTCTGTTTTCGCCTCTGCTACTTATGTATATGATAACCGCTATATGATAACTGGAAATTTTCGTGCAGATGCTTCTTCCCGGTTTGCAAGTAATCATGCTTGGGGATTTTTTCCTTCAGTGTCGGCTGGATGGAAAATGTCTGAAGAAAAGTTTCTGAAAAATATATCGTGGTTATCAGATTTGAAGTTGAGAGGTAGTTGGGGACAGTTGGGGAATCAAGAGATTGATAACTATACCTTTATGACTTTATTAAAGAAAGATGGTGATAAATATGTTATTTCCCGTTATGGCAATCCCGATTTGAAATGGGAAACATCAGAACAGTGGAATGTTGGTGTTGATTTAGGAATATTGAGAAACAAGTTATATTTGTCTGCCGACTACTTTATGAAAACAACATCAGATATATTGTTACCAATTTCATTGCCTTCTTATGTAGGTAGTGTATCTCCTACAATAGTGAATGCTGGTACTGTGCGTAATAAAGGTTTTGAACTATCATTGACATATAGGGATAAAGTGGGTGATTTTAATTATAGTATTAATGGCAACATTGCTACTTTAGACAATAAGGTACTAAAATTACATCCTAATTTGCCTAATATTGATGGCAAGGTTACCCGTACAACAGTAGGTCAGCCATTGAATGCTTATTATGGTTTTGTGATGGAAGGTATTTATCAAAATGAGGCAGAAATTAATGAACAACTTTATGCAACAGACAATCCTACGGTGCAGCCTGGAGATATTCGTTTCAAAGATTTAGATAATAATGGAAAGATAGATGACAATGACCGCGATTTTCTAGGTAGCCCGATTCCTAGGTTTACTTACGGATTTACTCTGAATGGAGAGTATAAAGGGTTTAA
This window contains:
- a CDS encoding SusC/RagA family TonB-linked outer membrane protein, which gives rise to MKFNLFSSKSRVRQFCLTMLCLFLFQGVIAQNKMLVGTVVDELGETLIGVSVLNKTTGEGTITAIDGSFSLSGKQNDLIQFSYIGYASVDYVVKQEENIRVVLKEDTQNLEEVVVVGYSAQKKSSLTGAIAPVNMDDMEKRRVATVSQALQGQVAGVQITQSTGAPGDDISMLIRGEGTIGNNSPLYIIDGVPSRTMTFLNPSDISSITVLKDASAAAVYGSRASGGVVVITTKEGEVGKGHLELNYYYGIQKVANLPRMLNTQQYMDVQEIAWNNAGYEGSNPYTIDKKRTDLADTDWLDELFTLGQTHNIQATMSGGSKGVNYLLSAGYISQDGIVVYDNDRYRRFSLRSNINAKYYDRLNIGANVQLTYSIQDKLNSKGDAPGIIRHAMLRPSVLSVYKDVNDPTYKANDPFTDLPFYKNNDRNGGWESSKYEWTSNPIALAYYTDDKRSQYTTFGNVFAEYEFLQDHSLKFKTNLGIDLNLYHNKAFNQNFGDDDGSGSDVDKGLGRQNRPSNLDESRGESFTLTWNNTLSYAKQFERHNINAVAGTEFISNYESSIGASRQRYDYTNDTFRYLDFGGTESDIWNSGSGSEWALMSVFASATYVYDNRYMITGNFRADASSRFASNHAWGFFPSVSAGWKMSEEKFLKNISWLSDLKLRGSWGQLGNQEIDNYTFMTLLKKDGDKYVISRYGNPDLKWETSEQWNVGVDLGILRNKLYLSADYFMKTTSDILLPISLPSYVGSVSPTIVNAGTVRNKGFELSLTYRDKVGDFNYSINGNIATLDNKVLKLHPNLPNIDGKVTRTTVGQPLNAYYGFVMEGIYQNEAEINEQLYATDNPTVQPGDIRFKDLDNNGKIDDNDRDFLGSPIPRFTYGFTLNGEYKGFNFSMLFHGVQDVQHFNDLKKILNYDTRPFNHTTEMLGYWHGEGTSNSIPRPSFTDNGGSRISSIFVEDASFFRLKNVELGYSFAKLLKKINSPISDLKIYVSAENLFTVTSYSGLDPESTDLIDYGTYPQARSFLFGVNVKF